One Pongo pygmaeus isolate AG05252 chromosome 10, NHGRI_mPonPyg2-v2.0_pri, whole genome shotgun sequence genomic window carries:
- the ULK1 gene encoding serine/threonine-protein kinase ULK1 isoform X1: MEPGRGGTETVGKFEFSRKDLIGHGAFAVVFKGRHREKHDLEVAVKCINKKNLAKSQTLLGKEIKILKELKHENIVALYDFQEMANSVYLVMEYCNGGDLADYLHTMRTLSEDTIRLFLQQIAGAMRLLHSKGIIHRDLKPQNILLSNPAGRRANPNSIRVKIADFGFARYLQSNMMAATLCGSPMYMAPEVIMSQHYDGKADLWSIGTIVYQCLTGKAPFQASSPQDLRLFYEKNKTLVPTIPRETSAPLRQLLLALLQRNHKDRMDFDEFFHHPFLDASPSVRKSPPVPVPSYPSSGSGSSSSSSSTSHLASPPSLGEMQQLQKTLTSPADTAGFLHSSRDSGGSKDSSCDTDDFVMVPAQFPGDLVAEAPSAKPPPDSLMCSGSSLVASAGLESHGRTPSPSPPCSSSPSPSGRAGPFSSSRCGASVPIPVPTQVQNYQRIERNLQSPTQFQTPRSSAVHRSGRATEASPPHIYLVFRSSAVRRSGSTSPLGFARASPSPPAHAEHGGVLARKMSLGGGRPYTPSPQVGTIPERPGWSGTPSPQGAEMRGGRSPRPGSSAPEHSTRTSGLGCRLHSAPNLSDLHIVRPKLPKPPTDPLGAVFSPPQASPPQPSHGLQSCRNLRGSPKLPDFLQRNPLPPILGSPTKAVPSFDFPKTPSSQNLLALLARQGVVMTPPRNRTLPDLSEVGPFHGQPLGPGLRPGEDPKGPFGRSFSTSRLTDLLLKAAFGTQAPDPGSTESLQEKPMEIAPSAGFGGSLHPGARAGGASSPSPVVFTVGSPPSGSTPPQGPHTRMFSVGSTGSAGSSARHLVPGACSEAPAPELPAPGHGCSFADPIAVNLEGAVTFEAPDLPEETLMEQEHTEILRGLRFTLLFVQNILEIAALKGSASEAAGGPEYQLQESVVADQISLLSREWGFAEQLVLYLKVAELLSSGLQTAIDQIRAGKLCLSSTVKQVVRRLNELYKASVVSCQGLSLRLQRFFLDKQRLLDRIHSITAERLIFSHAVQMVQSAALDEMFQHREGCVPRYHKALLLLEGLQHMLSDQADIENVAKCECQAGLGAGGSGRLPHAPLSLHRQAVH, translated from the exons GAAATGGCTAATTCTGTCTATCTGGTAATGGAG TACTGCAACGGTGGGGACCTGGCCGACTACCTGCACA CCATGCGCACGCTGAGCGAGGACACCATCAGGCTCTTCCTGCAGCAAATCGCGGGCGCCATgcggcttctgcacagcaagggcATCATCCACCGCGACCTGAAGCCGCAGAACATCCTGCTGTCCAACCCCGCCGGCCGCCGCGCCAACCCCAACAGCATCCGCGTCAAGATCG CTGACTTCGGCTTCGCGCGGTACCTCCAGAGCAACATGATGGCGGCCACGCTCTGCGGCTCCCCCATGTACATG GCCCCCGAGGTCATCATGTCCCAGCACTACGACGGGAAGGCAGACCTGTGGAGCATCGGCACCATCGTCTACCAGTGCCTGACGGGGAAGGCGCCCTTCCAG GCCAGCAGCCCCCAGGACCTGCGCCTGTTCTACGAGAAGAACAAGACGTTGGTCCCCAC CATCCCCCGGGAGACCTCCGCCCCGCTGCGGCAGCTGCTCCTGGCCCTGCTGCAGCGTAACCACAAGGACCGCATGGACTTCG aTGAGTTTTTCCATCACCCTTTCCTCGACGCCAGCCCCTCGGTCAGGAAAT CCCCACCTGTGCCTGTGCCCTCGTACCCAAGCTCGGGGTCCGGCAGCAGCTCCAGCAGCAGCTCCACCTCCCACCTGGCCTCCCCACCG TCCCTGGGCGAGATGCAGCAGCTGCAGAAGACCCTGACCTCCCCGGCTGACACCGCTGGCTTCCTGCACAGCTCCCGGGACTCTGGTGGCAGCAAGGACTCCTCCTGTGACACAGACGACTTCGTCATGGTCCCTGCGCAGTTTCCAG GTGACCTGGTGGCTGAGGCGCCCAGTGCCAAACCCCCGCCAGACAGCCTGATGTGCAGTGG GAGCTCACTGGTGGCCTCTGCGGGCTTGGAGAGCCACGGCCGGACCCCATCTCCATCCCCACCCTGCAGCAGCTCCCCCAGTCCCTCAGG CCGGGCTGGCCCGTTCTCCAGCAGCAGGTGCGGCGCCTCTGTCCCCATCCCAGTCCCCACGCAGGTGCAGAACTACCAGCGCATTGAGCGAAACCTGCAGTCACCCACCCAGTTCCAAACACCTCG GTCCTCTGCCGTCCACAGGTCAGGCAGGGCTACTGAGGCCTCCCCTCCTCATATCTACCTTGTCTTCAGGTCCTCTGCCGTCCGCAGGTCAGGCAGCACCAGCCCCCTGGGCTTTGCAAGGGCCAGCCCCTCGCCCCCTGCCCACGCTGAGCATGGAGGCGTCCTGGCCAGGAAGATGTCTCTGGGTGGAGGCCGGCCCTACACGCCATCCCCTCAAG TTGGAACCATCCCTGAGCGGCCAGGCTGGAGCGGGACGCCCTCCCCACAGGGAGCTGAGATGCGGGGTGGCAGGTCCCCTCGTCCAG GCTCCTCTGCACCCGAGCACTCTACCCGCACTTCCGGGCTGGGCTGCCGCCTGCACAGCGCCCCCAACCTGTCTGACTTGCACATCGTCCGCCCCAAGCTGCCCAAACCCCCCACGGACCCGCTGGGAGCCGTGTTCAGCCCACCACAGGCCAGCCCTCCCCAGCCATCCCACGGGCTGCAGTCCTGCCGGAACCTGCGGGGCTCACCCAAGCTCCCTGACTTCCTGCAGCGGAACCCCCTGCCCCCCATCCTGGGCTCCCCCACCAAG GCTGTGCCCTCCTTCGACTTCCCAAAGACCCCCAGCTCCCAGAACCTGCTGGCCCTCCTAGCCCGGCAGGGCGTGGTGATGACGCCCCCTCGAAACCGGACGCTGCCCGACCTGTCTGAGGTGGGGCCCTTCCATGGTCAGCCACTGGGCCCTGGCCTGCGGCCAGGCGAGGACCCCAAGGGTCCCTTTGGCCG ATCTTTCAGCACCAGCCGCCTCACTGACCTGCTCCTTAAGGCGGCGTTTGGGACACAAGCCCCGGACCCGGGCAGCACGGAGAGCCTGCAGGAGAAGCCCATGGAAATCG CACCCTCAGCTGGCTTTGGAGGGAGCCTGCACCCAGGAGCCCGTGCTGGGGGCGCCAGCAGCCCCTCCCCGGTGGTCTTCACCGTGGGCTCTCCCCCGAGCGGGAGTACGCCGCCCCAGGGCCCCCACACCAGGATGTTCTCAG TGGGCTCCACTGGCTCTGCTGGCTCTTCTGCCCGTCACCTGGTGCCTGGGGCCTGCAGCGAGGCCCCAGCCCCTGAGCTCCCTGCTCCAGGACACGGCTGCAGCTTTGCCGACCCCATTGCTGTGAACCTGGAGGGGGCTGTGACCTTCGAGGCCCCCGACCTCCCTGAGGAGACCCTCATGGAG CAAGAGCACACCGAGATCCTGCGTGGCCTGCGCTTCACGCTGCTGTTCGTGCAGAACATCTTGGAGATTGCAGCCCTGAAGGGCAGCGCCAGCGAGGCGGCGGGGGGCCCTGAGTACCAGCTGCAGGAGAGTGTGGTGGCCGACCAGATCAGCTTGCTGAGCCGAGAATGGGG CTTCGCGGAACAGCTGGTGCTGTACCTGAAGGTGGCCGAGCTGCTGTCCTCCGGCCTGCAAACTGCCATTGACCAGATCCGGGCCGGCAAGCTCTGCCTGTCGTCCACCGTGAAGCAGG TGGTGCGCAGGCTGAATGAGCTGTACAAGGCCAGCGTGGTGTCCTGCCAGGGCCTGAGCCTGCGGCTGCAGCGCTTCTTCCTGGACAAGCAGCGGCTCCTGGACCGTATCCACAGCATCACCGCCGAGAGGCTCATCTTCAGCCATGCTGTGCAGATG GTGCAGTCGGCTGCCCTGGACGAGATGTTCCAGCACCGTGAGGGCTGCGTCCCGCGCTACCACAAGGCCCTGCTGCTCCTGGAGGGGCTGCAGCACATGCTCTCGGACCAGGCCGACATCGAGAACGTCGCCAAGTGTGAGTgccaggctgggctgggggctgggggctctgGGCGTCTCCCTCACgctcccctctccctccacagGCAAGCTGTGCATTGA
- the ULK1 gene encoding serine/threonine-protein kinase ULK1 isoform X2 — protein MEPGRGGTETVGKFEFSRKDLIGHGAFAVVFKGRHREKHDLEVAVKCINKKNLAKSQTLLGKEIKILKELKHENIVALYDFQEMANSVYLVMEYCNGGDLADYLHTMRTLSEDTIRLFLQQIAGAMRLLHSKGIIHRDLKPQNILLSNPAGRRANPNSIRVKIADFGFARYLQSNMMAATLCGSPMYMAPEVIMSQHYDGKADLWSIGTIVYQCLTGKAPFQASSPQDLRLFYEKNKTLVPTIPRETSAPLRQLLLALLQRNHKDRMDFDEFFHHPFLDASPSVRKSPPVPVPSYPSSGSGSSSSSSSTSHLASPPSLGEMQQLQKTLTSPADTAGFLHSSRDSGGSKDSSCDTDDFVMVPAQFPGDLVAEAPSAKPPPDSLMCSGSSLVASAGLESHGRTPSPSPPCSSSPSPSGRAGPFSSSRCGASVPIPVPTQVQNYQRIERNLQSPTQFQTPRSSAVHRSGRATEASPPHIYLVFRSSAVRRSGSTSPLGFARASPSPPAHAEHGGVLARKMSLGGGRPYTPSPQVGTIPERPGWSGTPSPQGAEMRGGRSPRPGSSAPEHSTRTSGLGCRLHSAPNLSDLHIVRPKLPKPPTDPLGAVFSPPQASPPQPSHGLQSCRNLRGSPKLPDFLQRNPLPPILGSPTKAVPSFDFPKTPSSQNLLALLARQGVVMTPPRNRTLPDLSEVGPFHGQPLGPGLRPGEDPKGPFGRSFSTSRLTDLLLKAAFGTQAPDPGSTESLQEKPMEIAPSAGFGGSLHPGARAGGASSPSPVVFTVGSPPSGSTPPQGPHTRMFSVGSTGSAGSSARHLVPGACSEAPAPELPAPGHGCSFADPIAVNLEGAVTFEAPDLPEETLMEQEHTEILRGLRFTLLFVQNILEIAALKGSASEAAGGPEYQLQESVVADQISLLSREWGFAEQLVLYLKVAELLSSGLQTAIDQIRAGKLCLSSTVKQVVRRLNELYKASVVSCQGLSLRLQRFFLDKQRLLDRIHSITAERLIFSHAVQMVQSAALDEMFQHREGCVPRYHKALLLLEGLQHMLSDQADIENVAKCKLCIERRLSALLTGICA, from the exons GAAATGGCTAATTCTGTCTATCTGGTAATGGAG TACTGCAACGGTGGGGACCTGGCCGACTACCTGCACA CCATGCGCACGCTGAGCGAGGACACCATCAGGCTCTTCCTGCAGCAAATCGCGGGCGCCATgcggcttctgcacagcaagggcATCATCCACCGCGACCTGAAGCCGCAGAACATCCTGCTGTCCAACCCCGCCGGCCGCCGCGCCAACCCCAACAGCATCCGCGTCAAGATCG CTGACTTCGGCTTCGCGCGGTACCTCCAGAGCAACATGATGGCGGCCACGCTCTGCGGCTCCCCCATGTACATG GCCCCCGAGGTCATCATGTCCCAGCACTACGACGGGAAGGCAGACCTGTGGAGCATCGGCACCATCGTCTACCAGTGCCTGACGGGGAAGGCGCCCTTCCAG GCCAGCAGCCCCCAGGACCTGCGCCTGTTCTACGAGAAGAACAAGACGTTGGTCCCCAC CATCCCCCGGGAGACCTCCGCCCCGCTGCGGCAGCTGCTCCTGGCCCTGCTGCAGCGTAACCACAAGGACCGCATGGACTTCG aTGAGTTTTTCCATCACCCTTTCCTCGACGCCAGCCCCTCGGTCAGGAAAT CCCCACCTGTGCCTGTGCCCTCGTACCCAAGCTCGGGGTCCGGCAGCAGCTCCAGCAGCAGCTCCACCTCCCACCTGGCCTCCCCACCG TCCCTGGGCGAGATGCAGCAGCTGCAGAAGACCCTGACCTCCCCGGCTGACACCGCTGGCTTCCTGCACAGCTCCCGGGACTCTGGTGGCAGCAAGGACTCCTCCTGTGACACAGACGACTTCGTCATGGTCCCTGCGCAGTTTCCAG GTGACCTGGTGGCTGAGGCGCCCAGTGCCAAACCCCCGCCAGACAGCCTGATGTGCAGTGG GAGCTCACTGGTGGCCTCTGCGGGCTTGGAGAGCCACGGCCGGACCCCATCTCCATCCCCACCCTGCAGCAGCTCCCCCAGTCCCTCAGG CCGGGCTGGCCCGTTCTCCAGCAGCAGGTGCGGCGCCTCTGTCCCCATCCCAGTCCCCACGCAGGTGCAGAACTACCAGCGCATTGAGCGAAACCTGCAGTCACCCACCCAGTTCCAAACACCTCG GTCCTCTGCCGTCCACAGGTCAGGCAGGGCTACTGAGGCCTCCCCTCCTCATATCTACCTTGTCTTCAGGTCCTCTGCCGTCCGCAGGTCAGGCAGCACCAGCCCCCTGGGCTTTGCAAGGGCCAGCCCCTCGCCCCCTGCCCACGCTGAGCATGGAGGCGTCCTGGCCAGGAAGATGTCTCTGGGTGGAGGCCGGCCCTACACGCCATCCCCTCAAG TTGGAACCATCCCTGAGCGGCCAGGCTGGAGCGGGACGCCCTCCCCACAGGGAGCTGAGATGCGGGGTGGCAGGTCCCCTCGTCCAG GCTCCTCTGCACCCGAGCACTCTACCCGCACTTCCGGGCTGGGCTGCCGCCTGCACAGCGCCCCCAACCTGTCTGACTTGCACATCGTCCGCCCCAAGCTGCCCAAACCCCCCACGGACCCGCTGGGAGCCGTGTTCAGCCCACCACAGGCCAGCCCTCCCCAGCCATCCCACGGGCTGCAGTCCTGCCGGAACCTGCGGGGCTCACCCAAGCTCCCTGACTTCCTGCAGCGGAACCCCCTGCCCCCCATCCTGGGCTCCCCCACCAAG GCTGTGCCCTCCTTCGACTTCCCAAAGACCCCCAGCTCCCAGAACCTGCTGGCCCTCCTAGCCCGGCAGGGCGTGGTGATGACGCCCCCTCGAAACCGGACGCTGCCCGACCTGTCTGAGGTGGGGCCCTTCCATGGTCAGCCACTGGGCCCTGGCCTGCGGCCAGGCGAGGACCCCAAGGGTCCCTTTGGCCG ATCTTTCAGCACCAGCCGCCTCACTGACCTGCTCCTTAAGGCGGCGTTTGGGACACAAGCCCCGGACCCGGGCAGCACGGAGAGCCTGCAGGAGAAGCCCATGGAAATCG CACCCTCAGCTGGCTTTGGAGGGAGCCTGCACCCAGGAGCCCGTGCTGGGGGCGCCAGCAGCCCCTCCCCGGTGGTCTTCACCGTGGGCTCTCCCCCGAGCGGGAGTACGCCGCCCCAGGGCCCCCACACCAGGATGTTCTCAG TGGGCTCCACTGGCTCTGCTGGCTCTTCTGCCCGTCACCTGGTGCCTGGGGCCTGCAGCGAGGCCCCAGCCCCTGAGCTCCCTGCTCCAGGACACGGCTGCAGCTTTGCCGACCCCATTGCTGTGAACCTGGAGGGGGCTGTGACCTTCGAGGCCCCCGACCTCCCTGAGGAGACCCTCATGGAG CAAGAGCACACCGAGATCCTGCGTGGCCTGCGCTTCACGCTGCTGTTCGTGCAGAACATCTTGGAGATTGCAGCCCTGAAGGGCAGCGCCAGCGAGGCGGCGGGGGGCCCTGAGTACCAGCTGCAGGAGAGTGTGGTGGCCGACCAGATCAGCTTGCTGAGCCGAGAATGGGG CTTCGCGGAACAGCTGGTGCTGTACCTGAAGGTGGCCGAGCTGCTGTCCTCCGGCCTGCAAACTGCCATTGACCAGATCCGGGCCGGCAAGCTCTGCCTGTCGTCCACCGTGAAGCAGG TGGTGCGCAGGCTGAATGAGCTGTACAAGGCCAGCGTGGTGTCCTGCCAGGGCCTGAGCCTGCGGCTGCAGCGCTTCTTCCTGGACAAGCAGCGGCTCCTGGACCGTATCCACAGCATCACCGCCGAGAGGCTCATCTTCAGCCATGCTGTGCAGATG GTGCAGTCGGCTGCCCTGGACGAGATGTTCCAGCACCGTGAGGGCTGCGTCCCGCGCTACCACAAGGCCCTGCTGCTCCTGGAGGGGCTGCAGCACATGCTCTCGGACCAGGCCGACATCGAGAACGTCGCCAAGT GCAAGCTGTGCATTGAGCGGAGACTCTCGGCGCTGCTGACTGGCATCTGTGCCTGA
- the ULK1 gene encoding serine/threonine-protein kinase ULK1 isoform X3, giving the protein MEPGRGGTETVGKFEFSRKDLIGHGAFAVVFKGRHREKHDLEVAVKCINKKNLAKSQTLLGKEIKILKELKHENIVALYDFQEMANSVYLVMEYCNGGDLADYLHTMRTLSEDTIRLFLQQIAGAMRLLHSKGIIHRDLKPQNILLSNPAGRRANPNSIRVKIADFGFARYLQSNMMAATLCGSPMYMAPEVIMSQHYDGKADLWSIGTIVYQCLTGKAPFQASSPQDLRLFYEKNKTLVPTIPRETSAPLRQLLLALLQRNHKDRMDFDEFFHHPFLDASPSVRKSPPVPVPSYPSSGSGSSSSSSSTSHLASPPSLGEMQQLQKTLTSPADTAGFLHSSRDSGGSKDSSCDTDDFVMVPAQFPGDLVAEAPSAKPPPDSLMCSGSSLVASAGLESHGRTPSPSPPCSSSPSPSGRAGPFSSSRCGASVPIPVPTQVQNYQRIERNLQSPTQFQTPRSSAVRRSGSTSPLGFARASPSPPAHAEHGGVLARKMSLGGGRPYTPSPQVGTIPERPGWSGTPSPQGAEMRGGRSPRPGSSAPEHSTRTSGLGCRLHSAPNLSDLHIVRPKLPKPPTDPLGAVFSPPQASPPQPSHGLQSCRNLRGSPKLPDFLQRNPLPPILGSPTKAVPSFDFPKTPSSQNLLALLARQGVVMTPPRNRTLPDLSEVGPFHGQPLGPGLRPGEDPKGPFGRSFSTSRLTDLLLKAAFGTQAPDPGSTESLQEKPMEIAPSAGFGGSLHPGARAGGASSPSPVVFTVGSPPSGSTPPQGPHTRMFSVGSTGSAGSSARHLVPGACSEAPAPELPAPGHGCSFADPIAVNLEGAVTFEAPDLPEETLMEQEHTEILRGLRFTLLFVQNILEIAALKGSASEAAGGPEYQLQESVVADQISLLSREWGFAEQLVLYLKVAELLSSGLQTAIDQIRAGKLCLSSTVKQVVRRLNELYKASVVSCQGLSLRLQRFFLDKQRLLDRIHSITAERLIFSHAVQMVQSAALDEMFQHREGCVPRYHKALLLLEGLQHMLSDQADIENVAKCECQAGLGAGGSGRLPHAPLSLHRQAVH; this is encoded by the exons GAAATGGCTAATTCTGTCTATCTGGTAATGGAG TACTGCAACGGTGGGGACCTGGCCGACTACCTGCACA CCATGCGCACGCTGAGCGAGGACACCATCAGGCTCTTCCTGCAGCAAATCGCGGGCGCCATgcggcttctgcacagcaagggcATCATCCACCGCGACCTGAAGCCGCAGAACATCCTGCTGTCCAACCCCGCCGGCCGCCGCGCCAACCCCAACAGCATCCGCGTCAAGATCG CTGACTTCGGCTTCGCGCGGTACCTCCAGAGCAACATGATGGCGGCCACGCTCTGCGGCTCCCCCATGTACATG GCCCCCGAGGTCATCATGTCCCAGCACTACGACGGGAAGGCAGACCTGTGGAGCATCGGCACCATCGTCTACCAGTGCCTGACGGGGAAGGCGCCCTTCCAG GCCAGCAGCCCCCAGGACCTGCGCCTGTTCTACGAGAAGAACAAGACGTTGGTCCCCAC CATCCCCCGGGAGACCTCCGCCCCGCTGCGGCAGCTGCTCCTGGCCCTGCTGCAGCGTAACCACAAGGACCGCATGGACTTCG aTGAGTTTTTCCATCACCCTTTCCTCGACGCCAGCCCCTCGGTCAGGAAAT CCCCACCTGTGCCTGTGCCCTCGTACCCAAGCTCGGGGTCCGGCAGCAGCTCCAGCAGCAGCTCCACCTCCCACCTGGCCTCCCCACCG TCCCTGGGCGAGATGCAGCAGCTGCAGAAGACCCTGACCTCCCCGGCTGACACCGCTGGCTTCCTGCACAGCTCCCGGGACTCTGGTGGCAGCAAGGACTCCTCCTGTGACACAGACGACTTCGTCATGGTCCCTGCGCAGTTTCCAG GTGACCTGGTGGCTGAGGCGCCCAGTGCCAAACCCCCGCCAGACAGCCTGATGTGCAGTGG GAGCTCACTGGTGGCCTCTGCGGGCTTGGAGAGCCACGGCCGGACCCCATCTCCATCCCCACCCTGCAGCAGCTCCCCCAGTCCCTCAGG CCGGGCTGGCCCGTTCTCCAGCAGCAGGTGCGGCGCCTCTGTCCCCATCCCAGTCCCCACGCAGGTGCAGAACTACCAGCGCATTGAGCGAAACCTGCAGTCACCCACCCAGTTCCAAACACCTCG GTCCTCTGCCGTCCGCAGGTCAGGCAGCACCAGCCCCCTGGGCTTTGCAAGGGCCAGCCCCTCGCCCCCTGCCCACGCTGAGCATGGAGGCGTCCTGGCCAGGAAGATGTCTCTGGGTGGAGGCCGGCCCTACACGCCATCCCCTCAAG TTGGAACCATCCCTGAGCGGCCAGGCTGGAGCGGGACGCCCTCCCCACAGGGAGCTGAGATGCGGGGTGGCAGGTCCCCTCGTCCAG GCTCCTCTGCACCCGAGCACTCTACCCGCACTTCCGGGCTGGGCTGCCGCCTGCACAGCGCCCCCAACCTGTCTGACTTGCACATCGTCCGCCCCAAGCTGCCCAAACCCCCCACGGACCCGCTGGGAGCCGTGTTCAGCCCACCACAGGCCAGCCCTCCCCAGCCATCCCACGGGCTGCAGTCCTGCCGGAACCTGCGGGGCTCACCCAAGCTCCCTGACTTCCTGCAGCGGAACCCCCTGCCCCCCATCCTGGGCTCCCCCACCAAG GCTGTGCCCTCCTTCGACTTCCCAAAGACCCCCAGCTCCCAGAACCTGCTGGCCCTCCTAGCCCGGCAGGGCGTGGTGATGACGCCCCCTCGAAACCGGACGCTGCCCGACCTGTCTGAGGTGGGGCCCTTCCATGGTCAGCCACTGGGCCCTGGCCTGCGGCCAGGCGAGGACCCCAAGGGTCCCTTTGGCCG ATCTTTCAGCACCAGCCGCCTCACTGACCTGCTCCTTAAGGCGGCGTTTGGGACACAAGCCCCGGACCCGGGCAGCACGGAGAGCCTGCAGGAGAAGCCCATGGAAATCG CACCCTCAGCTGGCTTTGGAGGGAGCCTGCACCCAGGAGCCCGTGCTGGGGGCGCCAGCAGCCCCTCCCCGGTGGTCTTCACCGTGGGCTCTCCCCCGAGCGGGAGTACGCCGCCCCAGGGCCCCCACACCAGGATGTTCTCAG TGGGCTCCACTGGCTCTGCTGGCTCTTCTGCCCGTCACCTGGTGCCTGGGGCCTGCAGCGAGGCCCCAGCCCCTGAGCTCCCTGCTCCAGGACACGGCTGCAGCTTTGCCGACCCCATTGCTGTGAACCTGGAGGGGGCTGTGACCTTCGAGGCCCCCGACCTCCCTGAGGAGACCCTCATGGAG CAAGAGCACACCGAGATCCTGCGTGGCCTGCGCTTCACGCTGCTGTTCGTGCAGAACATCTTGGAGATTGCAGCCCTGAAGGGCAGCGCCAGCGAGGCGGCGGGGGGCCCTGAGTACCAGCTGCAGGAGAGTGTGGTGGCCGACCAGATCAGCTTGCTGAGCCGAGAATGGGG CTTCGCGGAACAGCTGGTGCTGTACCTGAAGGTGGCCGAGCTGCTGTCCTCCGGCCTGCAAACTGCCATTGACCAGATCCGGGCCGGCAAGCTCTGCCTGTCGTCCACCGTGAAGCAGG TGGTGCGCAGGCTGAATGAGCTGTACAAGGCCAGCGTGGTGTCCTGCCAGGGCCTGAGCCTGCGGCTGCAGCGCTTCTTCCTGGACAAGCAGCGGCTCCTGGACCGTATCCACAGCATCACCGCCGAGAGGCTCATCTTCAGCCATGCTGTGCAGATG GTGCAGTCGGCTGCCCTGGACGAGATGTTCCAGCACCGTGAGGGCTGCGTCCCGCGCTACCACAAGGCCCTGCTGCTCCTGGAGGGGCTGCAGCACATGCTCTCGGACCAGGCCGACATCGAGAACGTCGCCAAGTGTGAGTgccaggctgggctgggggctgggggctctgGGCGTCTCCCTCACgctcccctctccctccacagGCAAGCTGTGCATTGA